One segment of Phycisphaerae bacterium DNA contains the following:
- a CDS encoding substrate-binding domain-containing protein has translation MSQSGPEHKAEHHDRSPTKYQQVKHWILARIERGEFTPDKPLPAEHLLMEIHSVSRGTIRQAMFELQHEGKIRRTPGRGTFILDQHAAPKTVASFHWSVLCRYRHDHGDFALAGLEEAAVAAGARVTVEYVGDDPRHAREAVKRILDRKPAGAIVEPLPYEPDAHQVYQPLFEINLPVVQFSQPLDHLDGPIVVLNHRLAARQIAQHLVDLGHRRIAYISSPRYWTVDQQVEGLCEFLNEAGIEPNEQWFRFETEFTDRRGFDAMRQLLALPKPPTAVVALNAVVAANAYRAIRSAGLAIPKDISVVAVTGENQHLPEALDPPLTVWCPWTCSQRLGRTAGELLGQLVQNHRPATPQVLIDPAPLPRGSVALAP, from the coding sequence ATGAGTCAGTCGGGGCCGGAACACAAGGCGGAACATCATGATCGATCTCCGACCAAGTATCAGCAGGTCAAGCACTGGATACTGGCGCGGATCGAACGGGGAGAGTTCACCCCCGACAAACCCTTGCCCGCCGAACACCTTCTGATGGAAATCCACAGCGTCAGCCGCGGCACCATCCGCCAGGCCATGTTCGAACTCCAGCACGAAGGCAAAATCCGCCGCACCCCTGGCCGCGGCACCTTCATCCTCGACCAGCACGCCGCACCCAAAACCGTTGCCTCCTTCCACTGGTCCGTCCTCTGTCGCTACCGCCACGATCACGGCGACTTCGCCCTCGCCGGCCTCGAAGAGGCCGCCGTCGCCGCCGGTGCCCGCGTCACCGTCGAATACGTCGGCGACGACCCGCGGCACGCACGCGAAGCCGTCAAACGCATCCTCGACCGAAAACCCGCCGGCGCCATCGTCGAACCGCTCCCTTACGAACCCGATGCCCACCAGGTCTACCAGCCGCTCTTCGAAATCAACCTGCCCGTCGTCCAGTTCAGCCAGCCCCTCGACCACCTCGACGGCCCCATCGTTGTCCTGAACCACCGCCTCGCCGCGCGACAGATCGCCCAGCACCTGGTCGACCTGGGCCACCGACGTATCGCTTACATCAGTTCGCCGCGATACTGGACCGTCGATCAACAGGTCGAAGGCCTCTGTGAATTCCTGAACGAAGCCGGAATCGAACCCAACGAACAGTGGTTCCGCTTCGAAACCGAATTCACCGACCGCCGCGGCTTCGACGCCATGCGACAACTCCTCGCCCTCCCAAAACCGCCCACCGCCGTCGTCGCCCTCAACGCCGTCGTTGCCGCCAACGCCTACCGAGCCATCCGCAGCGCCGGCCTCGCCATCCCAAAGGACATCAGCGTCGTCGCCGTCACCGGCGAAAACCAACACCTCCCCGAAGCCCTCGACCCGCCCCTGACCGTCTGGTGCCCCTGGACCTGCTCGCAACGACTCGGCCGGACCGCCGGCGAACTCCTCGGCCAACTCGTGCAGAATCACCGGCCCGCAACCCCACAAGTCCTCATCGACCCCGCCCCCCTACCCCGAGGCTCCGTCGCCCTCGCCCCATAA
- a CDS encoding LacI family transcriptional regulator: protein MISRARLIDVARECGVSKATVSRILNDPGERDPFNKVTRRRVVETARRLGYQPSHRARAFARGRSEAIGVLYGGALPTVGHVYESFFASFVEEVHRRACHLAFLPARYAMEDWDRLVLPERVDALVAVEAVDPECVVRAERAGLPLVTCNADPSAEHDSVVFDDYQGACLATQHLLDLGHRDIRFWLVDSGHYSVEQRCRGFADTMARAGVDVGGERVFRTENTQALPFVERCLACRPRPTGLLVYNHYQAVEVLKVLHGRGVRVPREMSVVTFNDAYPCEHVIPPLTTVHLPFDRMGRIAAEMVFRKIDDRDSRCERVVLPERLVVRESSAAASAVRSEEASDEE, encoded by the coding sequence ATGATCAGCCGGGCTCGGCTTATCGACGTGGCGCGGGAGTGCGGGGTATCGAAGGCGACGGTGAGCCGGATTCTGAACGATCCGGGCGAGCGCGATCCGTTCAATAAGGTGACGCGTCGGCGGGTGGTGGAGACGGCTCGACGGCTGGGGTATCAGCCGAGCCATCGGGCGCGGGCGTTTGCGCGGGGTCGGAGCGAGGCGATCGGGGTGCTGTACGGGGGTGCGCTGCCGACGGTGGGGCACGTGTACGAGAGCTTCTTTGCGAGCTTTGTGGAGGAGGTGCATCGGCGAGCCTGTCACCTCGCGTTTCTTCCCGCCCGGTACGCGATGGAGGACTGGGATCGTCTGGTGTTACCGGAACGGGTGGATGCCCTGGTGGCGGTGGAGGCCGTTGATCCGGAGTGCGTGGTTCGGGCGGAGCGGGCCGGGTTGCCCCTGGTCACGTGCAACGCGGATCCCTCGGCGGAGCACGATTCGGTGGTATTTGACGACTATCAGGGGGCGTGCCTGGCGACGCAGCACCTTCTGGACCTGGGGCATCGGGACATTCGGTTCTGGCTGGTCGATTCGGGCCATTACAGCGTGGAACAGCGTTGCCGTGGTTTTGCCGATACGATGGCGCGTGCGGGCGTGGACGTTGGCGGCGAGAGGGTTTTTCGGACGGAGAACACGCAGGCATTGCCGTTTGTTGAGAGGTGTCTGGCGTGCCGGCCGCGGCCGACGGGCCTGTTGGTCTACAACCATTACCAAGCGGTCGAGGTGCTGAAGGTGCTGCATGGGCGCGGCGTTCGGGTTCCGCGGGAGATGAGCGTGGTGACGTTCAATGACGCGTATCCCTGCGAGCACGTGATTCCGCCGTTGACGACGGTGCATCTGCCGTTCGACCGGATGGGTCGGATCGCGGCGGAGATGGTGTTTCGGAAGATCGACGACCGGGATTCCCGCTGTGAGCGTGTGGTTCTGCCCGAGAGGCTGGTGGTTCGCGAGTCGAGCGCCGCCGCTTCGGCGGTGCGTTCGGAGGAGGCATCCGATGAGGAGTAG
- a CDS encoding type II secretion system protein, with translation MRSRSFTLIELLVVIAIISVLVSLLLPALSRARDAARQVVCENNLRTMGMGLRYYAEDYEDAVMPWRIIRSSPASGDPYGNSECWYPRLAGYVKDGNWWDVDPGTDPSVCPSWPSNRSYAMNRYSGQCYDTGESDGSCPWPGKVSGLLCPSETLYLADGNPLRNGSNWRWACYEAHEWNLLDRVDDLRHPSGAGMLYVDGHVSVNHEGVTRFDAALWHFLRN, from the coding sequence ATGAGGAGTAGGAGTTTCACGCTGATCGAGCTTCTGGTGGTGATTGCCATCATTTCCGTGTTGGTTTCGCTGCTGTTGCCGGCGTTGTCGCGGGCTCGCGATGCGGCCCGGCAGGTGGTGTGCGAGAACAACCTGCGGACGATGGGCATGGGCCTTCGGTATTACGCGGAGGACTATGAGGACGCGGTGATGCCGTGGCGGATCATCCGGAGCAGTCCGGCTTCGGGCGATCCGTACGGGAACAGCGAGTGTTGGTATCCGCGTCTGGCGGGATACGTGAAGGACGGGAACTGGTGGGACGTCGATCCGGGCACGGATCCGAGCGTGTGTCCGAGCTGGCCGAGCAATCGGAGTTACGCGATGAACCGGTACAGCGGGCAGTGCTACGATACGGGGGAGAGCGACGGGAGTTGCCCGTGGCCGGGGAAGGTATCGGGGCTGTTGTGCCCGAGCGAGACGCTGTACCTGGCGGACGGCAATCCGCTTCGCAACGGGAGCAACTGGCGGTGGGCGTGCTATGAGGCCCACGAGTGGAATCTTTTGGACCGGGTGGATGATTTGCGTCATCCGAGCGGGGCGGGCATGCTGTACGTGGACGGGCACGTGAGTGTTAATCACGAGGGGGTCACGCGGTTTGACGCCGCGCTGTGGCATTTTCTGAGGAACTGA